The following coding sequences are from one Microtus pennsylvanicus isolate mMicPen1 chromosome 1, mMicPen1.hap1, whole genome shotgun sequence window:
- the St3gal6 gene encoding type 2 lactosamine alpha-2,3-sialyltransferase isoform X1 — translation MPSILLHPSSLFSKREGLQETHPKSAGRPAMRGYLVALFLSCVFLYYVLHCILWGTNGYWVPPMDIKSKNINTCPKKPAFSSLLRFPQFYPFLCTSDFARITSMYGTNNFVLPYGIKSSAPYFRTVLSKLKSCDLFDEFDNVPCKRCVVVGNGGVLKNKTLGEKIDSYDVIIRMNNGPVLGHEEDVGRRTTFRLFYPESVFSDPTHNDPNTTAVLIVFKPQDLRWLWEIMSGTNINTNGFWKKPALNLIYKLYQIRILDPYIIREAAYHLLHFPKVFPKDQKPKHPTTGIIALTLAFHICSEVHLAGFKYNVNNPNSPLHYYGNATMSLMNKNAYHNVTAEQLFLKRIIEKNMVINLTQD, via the exons GCAGGCCAGCCATGAGAGGGTACCTCGTGGCCCTATTCTTGAGTTGCGTCTTCCTCTATTATGTGCTACACTGTATCCTGTGGGGAACAAATGGCTATTG GGTACCACCTATGGATATCAAGAGTAAAAATATCAACACTTGTCCAAAAAAGCCAGCTTTCAGCTCTCTCCTAAG GTTTCCCCAGTTTTACCCCTTTCTGTGTACATCTGATTTTGCAAGGATTACTTCTATGTACGGtactaataattttgttttaccCTATGGGATAAAGTCATCAG CGCCATATTTTCGAACTGTCCTTTCAAAACTGAAGAGCTGTGATCTCTTTGATGAGTTTGACAA TGTGCCGTGTAAAAGGTGTGTGGTGGTCGGTAATGGAGGCGTGTTGAAGAATAAGACATTAGGAGAAAAAATCGACTCCTATGATGTGATCATAAG AATGAATAATGGTCCTGTTTTAGGACATGAAGAGGATGTTGGGAGAAGGACAACCTTCAGGCTTTTTTATCCAGAGTCTGTCTTTTCAGATCCCACTCACAATGATCCCAATACCACGGCCGTTCTCATTGTCTTTAAGCCACAGGATTTAAGGTGGCTCTGGGAAATAATGAGTGGTACCAACATA AACACTAATGGTTTTTGGAAGAAGCCAGCCTTAAACTTGATCTATAAGCTATACCAAATCAGAATATTAGATCCGTACATTATCAGAGAAGCAGCTTATCACCTGCTTCATTTTCCCAAAGTTTTCCCCAAAGATCAG AAACCCAAACACCCCACGACAGGAATTATTGCCCTCACACTGGCATTTCACATATGCAGTGAAGTTCACCTTGCTGGTTTCAAGTACAACGTTAACAACCCAAACAGTCCTTTACACTACTATGGGAATGCCACCATGTCTTTGATGAACaag aatgcCTATCACAATGTGACTGCAGAGCAGctctttttaaagagaattatAGAGAAAAATATGGTAATCAACTTGACTCAAGATTGA
- the St3gal6 gene encoding type 2 lactosamine alpha-2,3-sialyltransferase isoform X2, protein MRGYLVALFLSCVFLYYVLHCILWGTNGYWVPPMDIKSKNINTCPKKPAFSSLLRFPQFYPFLCTSDFARITSMYGTNNFVLPYGIKSSAPYFRTVLSKLKSCDLFDEFDNVPCKRCVVVGNGGVLKNKTLGEKIDSYDVIIRMNNGPVLGHEEDVGRRTTFRLFYPESVFSDPTHNDPNTTAVLIVFKPQDLRWLWEIMSGTNINTNGFWKKPALNLIYKLYQIRILDPYIIREAAYHLLHFPKVFPKDQKPKHPTTGIIALTLAFHICSEVHLAGFKYNVNNPNSPLHYYGNATMSLMNKNAYHNVTAEQLFLKRIIEKNMVINLTQD, encoded by the exons ATGAGAGGGTACCTCGTGGCCCTATTCTTGAGTTGCGTCTTCCTCTATTATGTGCTACACTGTATCCTGTGGGGAACAAATGGCTATTG GGTACCACCTATGGATATCAAGAGTAAAAATATCAACACTTGTCCAAAAAAGCCAGCTTTCAGCTCTCTCCTAAG GTTTCCCCAGTTTTACCCCTTTCTGTGTACATCTGATTTTGCAAGGATTACTTCTATGTACGGtactaataattttgttttaccCTATGGGATAAAGTCATCAG CGCCATATTTTCGAACTGTCCTTTCAAAACTGAAGAGCTGTGATCTCTTTGATGAGTTTGACAA TGTGCCGTGTAAAAGGTGTGTGGTGGTCGGTAATGGAGGCGTGTTGAAGAATAAGACATTAGGAGAAAAAATCGACTCCTATGATGTGATCATAAG AATGAATAATGGTCCTGTTTTAGGACATGAAGAGGATGTTGGGAGAAGGACAACCTTCAGGCTTTTTTATCCAGAGTCTGTCTTTTCAGATCCCACTCACAATGATCCCAATACCACGGCCGTTCTCATTGTCTTTAAGCCACAGGATTTAAGGTGGCTCTGGGAAATAATGAGTGGTACCAACATA AACACTAATGGTTTTTGGAAGAAGCCAGCCTTAAACTTGATCTATAAGCTATACCAAATCAGAATATTAGATCCGTACATTATCAGAGAAGCAGCTTATCACCTGCTTCATTTTCCCAAAGTTTTCCCCAAAGATCAG AAACCCAAACACCCCACGACAGGAATTATTGCCCTCACACTGGCATTTCACATATGCAGTGAAGTTCACCTTGCTGGTTTCAAGTACAACGTTAACAACCCAAACAGTCCTTTACACTACTATGGGAATGCCACCATGTCTTTGATGAACaag aatgcCTATCACAATGTGACTGCAGAGCAGctctttttaaagagaattatAGAGAAAAATATGGTAATCAACTTGACTCAAGATTGA